One genomic region from Natronomonas salsuginis encodes:
- the pyrH gene encoding UMP kinase, producing MRVIVSIGGSVLAPDLEADRVDAHAGVIDGLVEEGHEVATVVGGGGVARRYIGTARELGATEYDLDSFGIDVTRLNARLLIAALDHAATPEPAESHEAARASLRRGEVAVMGGTTPGHTTDAVAALLAEMVDADLLVFATSVPGVFSADPNADPDAERYDRLTASELVDVIASIETAAGSNAPVDLLAAKIIERSGLHAVVLDGSEPSRVAAAVAGDVHGTEVRPDE from the coding sequence ATGAGAGTTATCGTTTCTATCGGCGGGAGCGTCCTCGCCCCCGACCTCGAAGCCGACCGCGTCGACGCTCACGCTGGCGTCATCGACGGCTTGGTCGAGGAGGGCCACGAGGTCGCGACTGTCGTCGGCGGCGGTGGCGTGGCGCGGCGGTACATCGGAACGGCGCGCGAGCTCGGAGCGACCGAGTACGACCTCGACTCGTTCGGCATCGACGTCACGCGGTTGAACGCCCGCCTCCTGATCGCCGCTCTCGACCACGCGGCGACGCCGGAACCGGCCGAGTCCCACGAGGCGGCCCGCGCCTCGCTCCGTCGCGGGGAGGTCGCCGTGATGGGCGGGACGACGCCGGGCCACACGACCGACGCCGTCGCGGCGCTGCTGGCGGAGATGGTCGACGCGGACCTGCTCGTCTTCGCGACGAGCGTCCCCGGTGTCTTCTCGGCGGACCCGAACGCCGACCCCGATGCCGAGCGCTACGATCGCCTGACTGCGTCTGAACTCGTCGACGTCATCGCCTCCATCGAGACGGCGGCGGGATCGAACGCGCCCGTCGACCTGCTCGCCGCGAAGATCATCGAGCGCTCCGGGCTCCACGCGGTCGTGTTGGACGGCTCCGAACCGTCCCGAGTCGCGGCGGCCGTCGCGGGCGACGTCCACGGGACGGAGGTCCGCCCGGATGAGTGA
- a CDS encoding molybdopterin synthase, translated as MYTAAVLGSDAEAAASRLADAADGRVGIVRVDASTADGGRTLARALTEYVVDGDWYASGNGLSAADAVDRLAPDHDYAFVLGTSDVRFPAILVGDGDAPSTLVSAASTADLDVEATIDAIHDTEPHETLESLVAAVKRSDAAVYSGAIATFTGRVRAKEDAEDDRTHYLEFEKYEGVAEEKMATIEAELEGRDGVLDVRLHHRTGRIPGGEDIVFVVVLAGHREEAFDTVRDGINRLKDEVPLFKKEVTDTEEFWVHERE; from the coding sequence ATGTACACCGCAGCAGTACTCGGTTCGGACGCCGAGGCCGCAGCCTCGCGGCTCGCGGACGCGGCCGACGGACGCGTCGGAATCGTGCGCGTCGACGCCTCGACGGCGGACGGCGGTCGAACGCTCGCCCGCGCGTTGACTGAGTACGTCGTCGACGGCGACTGGTACGCGAGCGGTAACGGGCTGTCGGCCGCCGACGCCGTCGACCGACTCGCGCCGGATCACGACTACGCCTTCGTCCTCGGGACGTCGGACGTGCGGTTTCCCGCGATCCTCGTCGGTGACGGCGACGCCCCGAGTACTCTCGTCTCCGCGGCGAGCACGGCCGATCTCGATGTCGAGGCCACGATCGACGCGATTCACGACACGGAGCCGCACGAGACGCTCGAATCGCTGGTCGCCGCGGTGAAGCGATCGGACGCGGCGGTGTATTCGGGCGCGATCGCCACGTTCACCGGGCGTGTCCGCGCGAAGGAGGACGCCGAGGACGACCGGACCCACTACCTCGAGTTCGAAAAGTACGAGGGCGTCGCGGAGGAGAAGATGGCGACGATCGAGGCCGAACTCGAGGGCCGTGACGGCGTGTTGGACGTCCGACTCCACCACCGAACCGGCCGCATCCCCGGCGGCGAGGACATCGTGTTCGTCGTCGTCCTCGCCGGGCATCGCGAGGAGGCGTTCGACACGGTTCGAGACGGGATCAACCGCCTGAAGGACGAAGTCCCGTTATTTAAAAAGGAGGTCACGGATACCGAGGAGTTCTGGGTCCACGAACGGGAGTAA
- a CDS encoding DUF7123 family protein: MSATTTPATESKETRLRRYLSQRVEDGEVYIKGKFIADDVGLSPKEIGALMVKLRDSAPDLEIEKWSYTSATTWRVTRG; the protein is encoded by the coding sequence ATGAGCGCCACAACGACCCCCGCGACCGAGAGCAAAGAGACGCGACTTCGCCGGTATCTCAGCCAGCGCGTCGAGGACGGCGAGGTGTATATAAAGGGAAAGTTCATCGCCGACGACGTGGGGCTCTCCCCGAAGGAGATCGGAGCCCTGATGGTGAAACTCCGCGATTCCGCACCCGATCTCGAGATCGAGAAGTGGTCCTACACGTCCGCGACCACCTGGCGCGTCACGCGAGGATAA
- a CDS encoding site-2 protease family protein, whose product MDVPHRSPDHAGPPPESLLPAFRTTDIAVEEDGRLVYYGHPQTGIQRLEREVWPLFREHGYEVRLDTVRDSEPDPITGVEVGETRRALVAEPRRLGVDGIPWTNLVMLFATVLTTLYAGSIWYYEPIDGPLDLLAGWPFALSVLGVLAVHELGHYALSRYHGVDASLPYFIPVPSFIGTFGALISMRGRIPDRKALFDIGVSGPLAGLAAAICVAVIGLHLDPIQVPTYVQESETAVELQLGYPPLLEFLAWATGGQLTYEDPNLVASPVIFGAWVGLFVTFLNLLPVGQLDGGHIVRSMIGERAETIASLVPGALFGLAAYLAFFTDASYNASFLWGFWGLITLLLAYVGLATPIFDEPLDPTRMAIGALTFVLGILCFTPVPIEIIGP is encoded by the coding sequence ATGGACGTCCCCCACCGGTCGCCGGACCACGCCGGACCGCCGCCGGAGTCGCTTCTGCCGGCGTTTCGGACCACCGACATCGCCGTCGAAGAGGACGGTCGGCTCGTCTACTACGGCCATCCCCAGACGGGAATACAACGGCTCGAACGCGAGGTCTGGCCGCTGTTTCGCGAGCACGGCTACGAGGTCCGCCTAGACACGGTTCGCGACAGCGAACCCGACCCGATAACCGGCGTCGAGGTCGGCGAGACGCGCCGCGCGCTCGTCGCGGAGCCCCGCCGACTCGGCGTCGACGGGATCCCGTGGACCAATCTCGTGATGCTTTTCGCGACCGTGCTGACGACGCTGTACGCCGGCTCGATCTGGTACTACGAACCGATCGACGGGCCGCTCGATCTCCTCGCCGGGTGGCCGTTCGCCCTCTCCGTGCTCGGCGTCCTCGCCGTCCACGAACTGGGCCACTACGCGCTCTCTCGGTACCACGGCGTCGACGCGAGCCTCCCGTACTTCATCCCGGTCCCGAGCTTCATCGGCACGTTCGGCGCGCTGATATCGATGCGGGGACGGATCCCCGATCGGAAGGCGCTGTTCGACATCGGCGTGTCGGGGCCGCTCGCGGGGCTCGCCGCGGCGATCTGTGTCGCGGTGATCGGCCTGCACCTCGATCCGATACAGGTGCCGACGTACGTCCAAGAGAGCGAGACGGCGGTCGAGCTCCAGCTCGGCTACCCGCCGCTGCTCGAGTTCCTCGCGTGGGCGACGGGCGGCCAGCTCACCTACGAGGACCCGAATCTTGTCGCCAGCCCCGTCATCTTCGGCGCGTGGGTCGGCCTCTTCGTGACGTTTCTGAACCTGCTTCCGGTCGGCCAACTCGACGGCGGGCACATCGTCCGCTCTATGATCGGCGAGCGCGCCGAGACGATCGCCTCGCTCGTCCCCGGCGCGCTGTTCGGGCTGGCGGCGTACCTAGCCTTTTTCACCGACGCGAGCTACAACGCCTCGTTCCTGTGGGGCTTTTGGGGTCTCATCACGTTGCTCTTGGCCTACGTCGGTCTCGCGACGCCGATCTTCGACGAGCCGCTCGACCCGACGCGGATGGCGATCGGCGCGTTGACGTTCGTCCTCGGAATCCTCTGTTTCACGCCCGTTCCGATCGAGATCATCGGTCCGTAG
- the thiL gene encoding thiamine-phosphate kinase: MDERAALSVVGDAVSAAGDDCAVIDGLVATTDMLHETTDFPDGTTRYTAGWRAVGASLSDVAAMGAEATAALAIYASPSFEAAEIEAFLDGCLDVCAAVDCEYVGGDLDGHDEFTVSTTAIGRTDAPVYRSGATPGDAICVTGTLGRSGAAIRRFEAGEAERANELFRFEPRIAAGRALAPHASSMMDSSDGLARSLHQLSEASDCGMSVAYADVPVDDAVEAVATNPADIRELAIHFGEDFELVCTVPEESLAAAVETSPVALTPIGTVTDDGVRMDGEALSDRGFTHRSSAAGR; encoded by the coding sequence ATGGACGAGCGGGCGGCCCTCTCGGTCGTGGGCGACGCGGTTTCGGCAGCCGGCGACGACTGCGCCGTGATCGACGGCCTCGTCGCGACCACGGACATGCTCCACGAGACGACCGATTTCCCCGACGGGACGACCAGGTACACCGCCGGCTGGCGTGCCGTGGGCGCGTCGCTCTCGGACGTGGCCGCGATGGGTGCCGAAGCGACGGCGGCGCTGGCGATCTACGCCTCGCCGTCGTTCGAAGCCGCGGAGATCGAGGCGTTCCTCGACGGCTGTCTGGACGTGTGTGCCGCCGTCGACTGCGAGTACGTCGGCGGCGACCTCGACGGTCACGACGAGTTCACCGTCTCGACGACCGCCATCGGCCGGACGGACGCGCCGGTCTACCGGTCGGGAGCGACGCCGGGCGACGCGATCTGCGTGACCGGAACGCTCGGGCGGAGCGGGGCGGCGATACGACGCTTCGAGGCCGGCGAGGCGGAGCGGGCAAACGAACTGTTCCGGTTCGAGCCTCGGATCGCCGCGGGGCGGGCGCTCGCACCGCACGCGAGTTCGATGATGGATTCGAGCGACGGGCTGGCGCGGTCGCTGCACCAGCTTTCGGAGGCGAGCGACTGCGGGATGTCGGTCGCGTACGCCGACGTGCCGGTCGACGACGCCGTCGAAGCGGTCGCGACCAATCCCGCCGATATTCGGGAGTTGGCGATCCACTTCGGCGAGGACTTCGAACTCGTCTGCACCGTTCCCGAGGAATCGCTCGCGGCGGCCGTCGAGACGAGCCCGGTCGCGCTGACGCCGATCGGGACCGTCACCGATGATGGCGTTCGGATGGACGGTGAAGCGCTGTCTGACCGCGGATTTACCCACCGATCGTCGGCTGCGGGCCGATGA
- a CDS encoding 30S ribosomal protein S19e produces MTTLYDVPADDLIEAVAEKLEDDLEAPEWIEFAKTGTSRELPPEQENFWSRRAASLLRKVAIDGPVGVERLRSAYGDAANGSTRYRVRPNKKREGSGNVIRTALQQLEDAGYVENSEARGRTVSGEGRALLDETAGELIEELDRPELERYA; encoded by the coding sequence ATGACGACGCTCTACGACGTGCCCGCCGACGACCTCATCGAGGCGGTCGCAGAGAAGCTCGAAGACGACCTCGAAGCGCCCGAGTGGATCGAATTCGCCAAGACCGGCACCAGCCGCGAACTCCCGCCCGAGCAGGAGAACTTCTGGAGCCGCCGCGCAGCCAGCCTGCTTCGCAAGGTCGCCATCGACGGTCCCGTCGGCGTCGAGCGACTCCGCTCGGCCTACGGCGACGCCGCCAACGGCTCGACACGCTACCGCGTCCGTCCGAACAAGAAGCGCGAGGGCTCCGGCAACGTCATCCGAACCGCCCTCCAGCAGCTCGAAGACGCCGGCTACGTCGAAAACTCCGAAGCGCGCGGCCGGACGGTCAGCGGCGAGGGCCGCGCCCTCCTCGACGAGACTGCCGGTGAGCTCATCGAGGAACTCGACCGCCCCGAACTCGAACGCTACGCGTAA
- a CDS encoding flippase activity-associated protein Agl23: MTLSDQLRDRTVGAVVALTALSLALRLVDLGGRIAHWDEGRVAYWIVEYGETGVLFYRPIVHGPLLKLVNAPLFDLFGATDAVMRLFPALVGGLLPLVALAFRHRLRDAAVVALAGLLALDPALLYYSRFVRNDILVAVFCFVAFAALVRAIDFDDGRYLVIAAVALAVGFGAKENALAYLFAFVGAAGLLAIHRLAFAYFDDRSPISELKGLLRRGFDGVRRRARAIVGSVVAFVAVVVYVYAPRGQLPSKGTYYRSCSGYDPIVGIGGAPTLGEALANPLALPRLAWFTLGSTAELYACQWVTPRTDDPNPYVEYFAELATITGEASAALVGLAVVGFAIALYRPGLPDDLVSFCFYWGAASMVGYPLITDIGGAAWLVVHIVLPLAVPAAFAAAVLYDAGQDARAHEDTVSVAVSVLLTALLVGSVVSTGYATSFDRPTADENPLVQYAQPSAETQATLLDMRTLADRADGTDVVLAGANLSELTGGGELDRRPHCADWFELLPLPWYFEAGDMETECAPDEADLEAALGDEPPVVIAKQADSALVDGRIDDRYDRRVHRMRTTGNEYVYYVDTSRLE; this comes from the coding sequence ATGACGCTCAGCGATCAGCTCCGGGATCGAACCGTCGGCGCGGTCGTCGCCTTGACCGCCCTCTCGCTGGCGCTCCGGCTGGTCGACCTCGGCGGCCGAATCGCCCACTGGGACGAGGGCCGCGTCGCCTACTGGATCGTCGAGTACGGCGAAACGGGCGTCCTGTTCTATCGGCCGATCGTCCACGGCCCGCTGTTGAAGCTGGTGAACGCGCCGCTTTTCGATCTGTTCGGCGCGACCGACGCCGTGATGCGGCTCTTTCCTGCGCTCGTCGGCGGCCTGCTTCCCCTCGTCGCGCTCGCGTTCCGCCACCGCCTCCGCGACGCCGCCGTCGTCGCGCTCGCGGGACTCCTGGCGCTCGACCCCGCCCTCCTCTACTACTCGCGGTTCGTGCGCAACGACATCCTCGTCGCCGTCTTCTGTTTCGTCGCATTCGCCGCGCTCGTCCGCGCGATCGACTTCGACGACGGGCGATATCTCGTGATCGCGGCGGTCGCGCTAGCGGTCGGCTTCGGGGCCAAGGAGAACGCGTTGGCGTATCTGTTCGCCTTCGTCGGCGCGGCCGGCCTGCTCGCGATCCACCGGCTCGCCTTCGCATACTTCGACGACCGATCGCCGATCTCGGAACTGAAAGGGCTGTTGCGGCGGGGGTTCGACGGCGTCCGACGACGCGCCCGCGCGATCGTCGGCAGCGTCGTCGCGTTCGTCGCCGTCGTCGTGTACGTCTACGCTCCCCGCGGACAACTTCCATCCAAGGGGACCTACTACCGATCCTGTAGCGGCTACGATCCGATCGTCGGCATCGGGGGCGCGCCGACGCTCGGTGAGGCGCTCGCGAACCCGCTCGCGCTCCCGCGGCTCGCATGGTTCACCCTCGGCTCGACCGCCGAACTGTACGCCTGCCAGTGGGTGACACCGCGGACCGACGACCCGAACCCCTACGTCGAGTACTTCGCCGAACTGGCGACGATCACCGGCGAGGCCTCCGCCGCGCTCGTCGGCCTCGCGGTGGTCGGCTTCGCGATAGCGCTGTACCGACCGGGGCTTCCCGACGATCTCGTCTCCTTCTGTTTCTACTGGGGGGCCGCCTCGATGGTCGGCTACCCGCTGATCACCGACATTGGCGGCGCGGCCTGGCTCGTCGTTCATATCGTGCTCCCGCTCGCGGTGCCCGCCGCGTTCGCCGCCGCCGTCCTCTACGACGCGGGGCAGGACGCCCGAGCGCACGAAGATACGGTGAGCGTCGCGGTGTCGGTGCTGCTCACCGCGTTGCTCGTCGGCAGCGTCGTCTCGACCGGCTACGCGACGAGTTTCGATCGGCCGACCGCTGACGAGAATCCGCTCGTCCAGTACGCCCAACCCTCGGCAGAGACGCAGGCGACGCTGCTCGATATGCGGACGCTCGCTGATCGTGCCGACGGCACCGACGTCGTCCTCGCTGGCGCGAACCTCTCGGAGCTTACCGGCGGCGGGGAGTTGGATCGCCGCCCGCACTGTGCCGATTGGTTCGAGCTGCTTCCGCTGCCGTGGTACTTCGAGGCCGGCGACATGGAGACCGAGTGCGCGCCCGACGAGGCCGACCTCGAAGCCGCGCTTGGCGACGAGCCACCGGTCGTCATCGCCAAACAGGCAGACAGCGCGCTCGTCGACGGCCGGATCGACGACCGATACGACCGGCGGGTCCACCGGATGCGGACCACCGGCAACGAGTACGTATACTACGTCGATACGTCGCGGCTTGAATGA
- the purK gene encoding 5-(carboxyamino)imidazole ribonucleotide synthase: MNHRTPAATVGVVGGGQLGRMMGEAAGPLGIELLVSDPTPDCPAAPIVREQIVGEFDDYDAIRELAERADVLTFEIELADPDEMARVGEETDTPVHPDPDTLRTIQDKLVQNRALAETGVPLPAFRRVDDADDLRDAGEELGWPLMLKAREGGYDGRGNRPVDAPEEIDEALDEIGGPALAEELVDFERELAIMGAVGDGETDAYPVTETIQREEILRESVAPARIDDAVRDRARKVAFDVLDLLDGRGVYGIELFETDDGDILVNEIAPRPHNSGHWTIEGTRCSQFEQHLRAVLGWPLGDTALRSPAVTANLLGDVESPRPAELVGTDSILETPEASLHWYGKREVRPLRKMGHVTLADDEHGRDALLSRARELVDDVTFE; this comes from the coding sequence ATGAACCACCGCACTCCAGCCGCGACCGTGGGCGTCGTCGGCGGGGGCCAACTCGGCCGCATGATGGGCGAGGCCGCGGGTCCGCTCGGGATCGAACTCCTCGTTTCGGACCCAACGCCGGACTGTCCCGCCGCTCCCATCGTCCGCGAGCAGATCGTCGGCGAGTTCGACGACTACGACGCGATCCGAGAACTCGCCGAACGCGCCGACGTGCTCACCTTCGAAATCGAACTCGCCGACCCCGACGAGATGGCGCGCGTCGGCGAGGAGACGGACACGCCGGTCCACCCCGACCCCGACACGCTGCGGACGATCCAGGACAAGCTCGTCCAGAACCGCGCGCTCGCCGAGACCGGCGTTCCGCTCCCCGCTTTCCGACGGGTCGACGATGCCGACGACCTCCGCGACGCTGGCGAGGAGTTGGGCTGGCCGCTGATGCTCAAGGCCCGCGAAGGCGGCTACGACGGGCGCGGCAACCGCCCCGTCGACGCCCCCGAGGAGATCGACGAGGCACTCGACGAGATCGGCGGCCCCGCCCTCGCCGAGGAGCTCGTTGATTTCGAGCGCGAGCTCGCGATCATGGGTGCGGTCGGCGACGGCGAGACGGACGCGTACCCGGTGACGGAGACGATCCAGCGCGAGGAGATCCTCAGGGAGTCGGTCGCGCCGGCTCGAATCGACGACGCGGTCCGGGACCGCGCCCGCAAGGTCGCCTTCGACGTGTTGGACCTCCTCGACGGCCGCGGCGTCTACGGGATTGAACTGTTCGAGACGGACGACGGGGATATCCTCGTCAACGAGATCGCGCCGCGTCCACACAACTCCGGCCACTGGACGATCGAGGGGACGCGCTGCTCGCAGTTCGAACAGCACCTCCGAGCCGTTCTAGGGTGGCCGCTCGGCGATACGGCGCTTCGTTCCCCCGCGGTGACGGCGAACCTGCTCGGCGACGTCGAGAGTCCCCGACCGGCCGAACTCGTCGGGACCGATTCGATACTCGAGACGCCCGAGGCGTCGCTGCACTGGTACGGCAAACGCGAGGTGAGGCCGTTGCGAAAAATGGGTCACGTCACCCTCGCCGACGACGAGCACGGACGTGACGCGTTGCTCTCGCGGGCGCGGGAGCTGGTCGACGACGTGACGTTCGAGTAG
- a CDS encoding nitrous oxide reductase accessory protein NosL translates to MKRSRRVRSGRRPLLAAIASGASAAAAGCLGGTAEPTSDEAAGDAEEPTFPEHPVDEPRDPPAGRRCDGPCGMEPADYPDSNAQIAHAGGEGVFFDSVGCLVAYHHDPTFYDGPESDVENAWVRDFGTKELLDATAAFYVLDYDKERHEEVMAHNPKPFATREDAVAYVDSYDDLDEGDIVRFDAFGAEEAHRYRDYPLSDDRYPSTSRALPVKTLNRTFFDSTQLKR, encoded by the coding sequence ATGAAACGATCCCGTAGAGTCCGATCGGGCCGACGCCCGCTGCTCGCCGCGATCGCCTCGGGGGCGAGCGCCGCTGCCGCTGGCTGCTTGGGTGGCACCGCCGAACCGACCAGCGACGAGGCCGCCGGCGACGCCGAGGAGCCGACCTTTCCCGAGCACCCGGTCGACGAGCCTCGCGATCCGCCCGCGGGACGACGCTGTGACGGCCCCTGTGGGATGGAACCCGCTGACTATCCCGACTCGAACGCGCAGATCGCCCACGCCGGCGGCGAGGGCGTCTTCTTCGACAGCGTCGGCTGTCTCGTCGCCTATCACCACGACCCGACGTTTTACGACGGCCCCGAATCGGACGTCGAGAACGCGTGGGTTCGCGATTTCGGCACGAAAGAACTGCTCGACGCGACGGCGGCGTTTTACGTCCTCGATTACGACAAGGAGCGCCACGAAGAGGTGATGGCGCACAATCCTAAACCGTTCGCCACCCGCGAAGATGCGGTCGCGTACGTCGATTCATACGACGATCTCGACGAGGGCGATATCGTCAGATTCGACGCGTTCGGGGCCGAAGAGGCGCACCGGTATCGGGATTATCCACTTTCGGATGACAGGTACCCCTCGACATCTCGGGCTTTACCAGTCAAAACGTTAAACAGGACTTTCTTCGATTCAACTCAACTGAAGCGGTAG
- the purE gene encoding 5-(carboxyamino)imidazole ribonucleotide mutase, with amino-acid sequence MTRSAEVQDLIDLFEAEADRDRPDDETPEIGIIMGSDSDLDTMYGAHEALTELGFGEVTDYDDPPSSRFAFETFVVSAHRTPELLYVYGETARERGLDVIIAGAGGKSADLPNMTASIAYPLPVIGVPVQEESVSSVIGMPTGAPIVTVDAGKSFNAALSAVQILSRAHPELEGRLDDYHDELQDDVGSVSKRLHELGTARFREERDDR; translated from the coding sequence ATGACCCGTTCCGCCGAAGTACAGGACCTCATCGACCTGTTCGAAGCTGAAGCCGACCGTGACCGTCCGGACGACGAGACCCCTGAAATCGGGATCATCATGGGCTCTGACTCGGATCTCGACACGATGTACGGTGCCCACGAGGCGCTGACTGAGCTCGGCTTCGGGGAGGTGACTGACTACGACGATCCGCCGTCGAGTCGGTTCGCCTTCGAGACGTTCGTCGTCTCCGCACACAGAACGCCCGAGTTGCTGTACGTCTACGGCGAGACGGCCCGCGAGCGCGGCCTCGACGTCATCATCGCCGGAGCGGGCGGTAAGTCGGCGGATCTGCCGAACATGACGGCCTCCATCGCCTACCCGCTCCCCGTGATCGGCGTCCCGGTCCAAGAGGAATCCGTCAGTTCGGTGATCGGGATGCCGACCGGTGCACCCATCGTCACCGTCGACGCCGGCAAGTCGTTCAACGCGGCGCTGTCGGCCGTCCAGATCCTCTCGCGAGCACACCCCGAACTGGAGGGCCGACTCGACGACTATCACGACGAGTTGCAGGACGACGTTGGGAGCGTCTCGAAGCGGTTGCACGAGCTGGGGACGGCTCGGTTTCGCGAGGAGCGAGACGACCGTTAG
- a CDS encoding NADH-quinone oxidoreductase subunit A produces the protein MSDPWIAVGALALVGLAIPLSMIVVSSLLRPSVPEQGKRATYESGEIPTGDTRIRFNIQYYMVALLFVVFDIETVLIFPWALIYGDAVAQFGPGPVLGPMLVFLAILAIGLGWAWRNGAVRWIKSERAEIKSQL, from the coding sequence ATGAGTGATCCATGGATCGCCGTCGGCGCGCTGGCGCTCGTGGGGCTCGCCATACCCCTCTCGATGATCGTCGTCTCGAGTCTCCTCCGCCCCAGCGTGCCCGAACAAGGAAAGCGCGCCACCTACGAGTCCGGTGAGATTCCGACCGGGGACACGCGCATCCGTTTCAACATCCAGTACTATATGGTCGCGTTGCTGTTCGTCGTCTTCGACATCGAGACGGTGCTCATCTTCCCGTGGGCGCTGATCTACGGCGACGCGGTCGCCCAGTTCGGCCCGGGACCGGTGTTGGGACCGATGCTCGTCTTCCTCGCGATCCTCGCGATCGGTCTCGGGTGGGCGTGGCGTAACGGTGCCGTTCGCTGGATCAAGAGCGAACGTGCGGAGATCAAATCCCAACTATGA
- a CDS encoding NADH-quinone oxidoreductase subunit B: MSSESEKLHDTVSTQEARMGDGVDTRFNSKLREAFGSTPFILTKFDQFMNWVRGNSMFMLQFGIACCSIEMIHSYAIKHDLDRFGAGVPRASPRQADVIIVPGTIVSKFAPRMKRVYDQMPEPKFVVGMGSCTISGGPFQEGYNVIKGAEEVIPVDIHVPGCPPRPEALIYGIAKLQERIKHGETSPVTVKPYELEQFGDLERDELVQHLADEIDEEDLVMRYNWADSP; the protein is encoded by the coding sequence ATGAGCAGCGAAAGCGAGAAACTCCACGACACGGTCTCGACGCAAGAGGCCCGGATGGGCGACGGCGTCGACACGCGATTCAACTCGAAACTCCGGGAGGCGTTCGGCTCGACTCCCTTCATCCTCACCAAGTTCGACCAGTTCATGAACTGGGTGCGGGGGAACTCGATGTTCATGTTGCAGTTCGGGATCGCCTGCTGCAGCATCGAGATGATCCACAGCTACGCGATCAAACACGATCTGGACCGGTTCGGGGCGGGCGTCCCCCGCGCTTCACCGCGACAGGCCGACGTGATCATCGTCCCCGGTACGATCGTCTCGAAGTTCGCCCCCCGGATGAAGCGCGTCTACGACCAGATGCCGGAGCCGAAGTTCGTCGTCGGCATGGGTTCGTGCACCATCTCCGGCGGCCCGTTCCAGGAGGGCTACAACGTGATCAAGGGCGCGGAGGAAGTCATCCCGGTCGACATCCACGTGCCGGGCTGTCCGCCGCGGCCGGAGGCGTTGATCTACGGGATCGCCAAGCTCCAAGAGCGGATCAAGCACGGGGAGACGTCACCGGTGACCGTCAAACCCTACGAACTCGAGCAGTTCGGTGATCTCGAACGCGACGAGCTGGTCCAACATCTGGCCGATGAGATCGACGAGGAGGATCTCGTCATGCGGTACAACTGGGCCGATTCGCCATGA